The Strix uralensis isolate ZFMK-TIS-50842 chromosome 5, bStrUra1, whole genome shotgun sequence genome segment AGCAACCTGACCTAATGCTCATCACCATCCAAAAGCTGTGAGCCTTCATATATCACAAAAAGGCTGATTAAATGGGGGGAGGCAGTAACTGGGGTCATTAAAAAACAGGTTTGGCAGAAAGAAACTGGGAAAGAGCTGGGAAAAACAGTGCAGCTGACAGCTTCTAAAATGAGACCACCTTCATTTGGAGAATGGGGAATACACTGCTGAAGCGGACTTTTGTTTGGCTTACACTGGTACAATAACGGATCGTAGATGTGTTTGACTGAAGACCAAAACAGCACAAAGAGAAAGGCTTGTTCTTAACAACTCTGTGTTTGTTTACACCTCCCCTGTCTATCTGAATTAGTTGTCTTTGGGGCTTGATCTACAGCTGTTGAGGATTCAGTAATTTGTATCTCCTGAGATACTGGTGCTGTAGGTGCAATACCTGAATGTAATTGATGCGATAATGCCCCCCAGGAATTTTCATGTCTAGGCCAAAGTCAATCTCGTGTGTTTGATTAGGGTCAGGAGAGTAACCAAGCCCAAATATAAAACAGTTTTAACTGCCATGTTCTAAGGAAAACTTGCCATACGATGATCACACTTGACCTTACTGTCAATGGGTGCACAGCCATGTAACATACCTCCATCATCTGCaagtaaaaaacaaaagtagTAAATTAAGGATTTTGAAATACACTAGAGTTTACAACTAAAAAGCATTCTGATAGCTGACTGATCGTGAGCAACACTGCAGTTACTTCCAGGGTCAAGCCACAGCTAAGAGGAATATCTAGGGCTCACAGTGCTTATGCCCCTCATTGAAGCTTGGCACCGAAATGTCTCATTCGGGGTGTGCCAACACCTGACACTGAACATCTAGGCCTCCCTAGTGAATTCAGCAAAGAAACGTGGCTCTGCTTATCTAGACTGCAGGATATGATTTGAAGGATGTACAGCATTTAAATCAGCTGGGACAGAAGAGATGCAGTGGTAGGGATAGTTCCTTTAAACCCATTCTTTTGTTctcaattttcaaataaatagtaTGAAACTCACCAAGTTTTTGCTTAGGTCTTGTATTCTCAGCCTCATCTCCGTTAATGGTGACGCTCACAATGTGTGTCGTGCTGTTTGACAAACCTGGGTCCAAGCAGAGAGCTGCCAACAAGCACATGTAGAGGTTAATTTATCTGATACAATAGATTAATACAATTAATCTGATACAATAGAAGAACATATATTTGGTATATGTTCATGCTGCAAGAGTTGTGAAAAGTTTGTTTTCCCGTGTTCTTAACAGTAATGTTTCTGTAACTTTCAGCTCTTACAGATTTCTTATAAGACTTGTTTTCAGCAGTGAGGTTTACTTGTCATTCCATAGACTGAAGATTAAACTGTAAACTATAATTCCCTTATAGACTTCCTCAGCCTATTAGTCTAATTTTGCCATCACCTGTCTCCATCTCTTAGTTCCCAGCACACAGCTGTACccaacagaatcacagattcacagaatcatctaggttggaagggaccttgaagatcatctagtccaaccattaacctagcactgacagatcccaactacaccagatccctcagcactatgtcaacgcaactcttgaacacctccagggatggggactccactacctccctgggcagcccattccaatgcctaacaacccattctgtaaagaaatacttcctaatacccagtctaaatcttccctggctcaacttgaggccattacctcttgtcctatcacttattacttggttcaagaggctcatccccagctctctgcaacctcctttcaggtagttgtagagggcgatgaggtctcccctcagcctcctcttctccagactaaacaagaTAAATAATCAAGAGCCGAGTCTCAACTGTAACAACATTTACTTGAAATCACACGTAAGTCACCTCACCCTTCTACCTTCTCAAGTTTTGTTTAGGATCCTCATTTTGCCTTCACTTTGTTTTATGTAGGAAGCACTGGAATGGCAACAATCACATTCCAAAGGTTCTCTCCCGTTATTCTCCCCTTCCTTCCGGTCGGAGAGGCTGAGTACCGTCACCTCCCCACAGCTCACATGAGGGTGACCTCCACTCACTGCATCATGCAGCTATTTTTTCTACCTAAATTCACGGATGCTGTTCACATTAAGTTCAGCAATTTAGACATTTATACTAAAATGCCAAATCACAGCTTGAATAATTGGGTTTTGTGTAAAGGATCTTAATTAATAGCAATTTTCCTCTATAGACATCAAACTTTTACTTCAGTCCTGTATGTTTAACAGAAGTTCAGCAACGGACTCATTAAGGACCAAAGCTTATTGGTACAGCCATGGGATACTACTCTCTGCTAATCTGGATAGACTTTTCTGCATGGATTTTTCCTTTGGTTTAGGGTATTTTAGACACTTAGAGTACCCATCAAAGACAGAATTAGCTTCCggtgggaaaataaaaaaaagcaaagacctGGAGTACATTCAATGACTTCCCCCTTGTACCCAGTTTCTTCCTCCAACTCTCGCAATGCGGCGCTTTCTGCAGTCTCATTTTCCTCAATGAGGCCTGTGAGATAAATAATACACAAGAGCAACTGAAAAGCTTAACCGCAATACCCATCCCAAGATCTAATCCAGCTTTATGGAAGAGGTGAAACATCCTCACTACCCTATTTTTGCAGGGGGATAAACTGAGGTGTTAGGAAGGATTCCAGTTCCTGGATTGATCGTGCTGCTGCCCACATCTTCAACTGACTTCTACAACTGATTTCAACTACAGCAGCACGCTACCTTCCCAGGAAATGCATTAATATTCTCATGAGGGAAGGAAGCCAAATGCTTTGACTCTTAGAGAACGGAGGCGTGGAGGGAAATGTAATATTCTATTACCAGACTACTCTGCAAAATATCTCCCAGTCTGCTCAAATGAACTCATTTTGTATTCTTGATTATCAAATATTCCTACTTCTGAACAGCACACTGAGCTACAGAGCTCACCACGGTTTTCCAGTTAGCGTGACTTCATTAAGATTGACACTCCAAGCACATCTAAACACACTTAACTGTCAGCTTCATGTGACTCATCTTAATGTTTCAGTCACTTACCTGCAGGAAATTCCAAGCAATAGCTGTTAATTGGGGGCCTGAACTGTTTCACTAGGACGATGCAGTCGTAGTGGAGAGTTCTCTGTAGTACCGCTATCACTGCTACACCTACAAATAGCGACGGAAGACACAAGTACATAAAACTGGAGTATAGAGAAAGTGAGTGTTTAGTGCTAGGTCTGGAAAGGAACACAAGCATTGTTACTCTGAGCATTCAATGTTTAAATATCTGCTCCAGAATCCTGAATGATGAATTTAAGCTCCTTGTATTGCGTGTGGTGAGAGAGAAAAGTCCGAAATGGGATCTTCAGAACAGCACATGTACCAAGCAAGACTGAACCTGAGCCCAccagtgtccagagaagggctcTCTTGCCTGCAGAGACTATTTGGAAGCCATAGTATGGAACCCCCTCCTAAGTCCTTTCATGGATAAATCATGTCCCTCTTTTACCCAGACAGAACTGTATCCTTAGCCCCTAAGAGCAGACCCAATTCACCAGTCTGTGAGCTACGCCATATCAGGGCATCCATGTCGTCTTTGAAATTACTCCATTGTTTAAAAGTGAATACAATAATCTTGGGAAAACACTCCTACCAGTAAGGTTCTGATTCTTCAGCACTGAAGTTAGCACTTCATTAGCTCAGGGCTATAGCAAGCTCTCCTGAGCTACTTGGTCTGCATCTCCGTTCATTCACAGGCAGATCAGCTCTAAGTCTGCACTGTGAGTTTATCAGAACTTTCACAGGAAAACACGCAAAGAAGTCACCAACGTCTTACCATCAGCTGAAACACCCTTTTTGTTGCCAGTACGCTTTACAGTTTCCCAAGTTCTGtttaacacagagaaaagaacaaatgaatacATAAGTCATCTTTCTACCCTTGCTACttccatttaaaagcaaaatatgccATCATACAGTGAGGCCCCCTAAAAAAGCAGCTGGCTGTAGGCAGACCCTGTCATATACTGGCACTAGAAAGTGCCAATAgtataattttgttttgcctgcttaaaggagggagagagaaaacagtTAATGAATGATTGTTTAAAATGACTAAAAATAAGGGAAAGATAAATAATTGTTACCAAACAGGCAAGTCTTATAAAAGTGATCCTATAAAAGTGcaaaataaagcaatttatatataaaacatatcaaagtttgaaatgcagttttctaACAAGACCATGTGCATTCTTTTATCTTGCTTTTGCATCAGGTTTGTAGTGTAAGTTACTGTGAACTCTCAGCTCAGTTACTTGAGCACACAAGGCGCA includes the following:
- the NUDT5 gene encoding ADP-sugar pyrophosphatase isoform X1; the encoded protein is MAAETSTEVPKTARQSVLKEEVIVERKWLKLEETTYTDPFGKTRTWETVKRTGNKKGVSADGVAVIAVLQRTLHYDCIVLVKQFRPPINSYCLEFPAGLIEENETAESAALRELEEETGYKGEVIECTPALCLDPGLSNSTTHIVSVTINGDEAENTRPKQKLDDGGMLHGCAPIDKFVEVISLPKNDLLQRIDELVAEEHIAVDARVYTYALALKRAAEKPLQVPFMKF
- the NUDT5 gene encoding ADP-sugar pyrophosphatase isoform X3 — translated: MAAETSTEVPKTARQSVLKEEVIVERKWLKLEETTYTDPFGKTRTWETVKRTGNKKGVSADGVAVIAVLQRTLHYDCIVLVKQFRPPINSYCLEFPAGLIEENETAESAALRELEEETGYKGEVIECTPALCLDPGLSNSTTHIVSVTINGDEAENTRPKQKLDDGGMLHGCAPIDSKNLWKLFHFQRMTYCKELTN
- the NUDT5 gene encoding ADP-sugar pyrophosphatase isoform X2; this encodes MAAETSTEVPKTARQSVLKEEVIVERKWLKLEETTYTDPFGKTRTWETVKRTGNKKGVSADGVAVIAVLQRTLHYDCIVLVKQFRPPINSYCLEFPAGLIEENETAESAALRELEEETGYKGEVIECTPALCLDPGLSNSTTHIVSVTINGDEAENTRPKQKLDDGGMLHGCAPIDSKVKCDHRMNLWKLFHFQRMTYCKELTN